The following proteins come from a genomic window of Desmospora profundinema:
- a CDS encoding BglG family transcription antiterminator, producing MYFTARERNLLRLLTGHEQLRTVKELAGELGVSERTIHRDLSVLEKTLDGFGLSLRKQAGVGVSLEGDPTGVESLRAALTGAPETDFTPEERKTHLLCTLLETSEPVKLTVLARDLGVAPATVRQDLERVEDWLHPFDLALVKKRGWGIQVIGGENNRRAAMRSLLADHVDEAEILGLLKQSLGRKALEPSGIIMERLLGLVERERLVQVEEAVQAEIGGLPYTLADSAYIGLVVHVALALERIEKGETLRFDPDLLQSLQQGQEHEVAKKIAARLAVVSDKEVPDAEIANIVLHLRGAKRGDDRGFWFEDDSGTTVAETRELIRRVGEEIDVPLEQDPSLIRGLLAHLERAVYRMKENLPIHNPLLERIETDYPELFETVGQVMEETFPHYEIPREEIGYLVMHFGAALERRQRGRPLHALAICASGIGTSKLLASRLQTEFPEIVRVDTASFGEVRRTDPQKYDLILSTIPVEMDGIDYIRVNPYLSEGDAVRIRSYLNERRRRQAVKMQPERTGEVTDEPRILESMKTIRKTAEIALTLLEGYSLSSLRDSSLSGVLQKACGRLEAEGILHDAATVAGKLAAREQLGGLGIPGTGMALFHGRSDRVWKPSFTMYNLEQPLEVEGMDGNRMEMTRLLLLLAPEKEEEAEQELLSRISALTIEVPALFQSGGEGDIRAFLAEQLNRTLHEKLDEQRSVEP from the coding sequence ATGTATTTTACAGCCAGGGAACGAAATCTTCTCCGATTGTTGACCGGTCATGAACAGTTGCGCACCGTAAAAGAATTGGCCGGGGAACTGGGAGTCAGCGAGCGAACCATCCATCGGGATCTTTCCGTTTTGGAGAAGACCCTGGACGGATTCGGACTCTCTCTGCGCAAACAAGCGGGAGTCGGTGTCTCCCTGGAAGGGGATCCTACCGGCGTGGAATCTCTCCGTGCTGCTCTAACGGGGGCACCGGAGACGGACTTTACCCCGGAGGAGCGGAAAACGCACCTTCTCTGTACGTTGCTGGAAACTTCGGAACCGGTTAAATTGACGGTGCTGGCTCGGGACCTCGGAGTCGCTCCCGCCACGGTGCGCCAGGATCTTGAACGGGTGGAGGATTGGCTCCATCCGTTCGACCTGGCTTTGGTTAAAAAAAGAGGGTGGGGCATCCAGGTGATCGGAGGAGAAAACAACCGCCGGGCGGCCATGAGGAGCCTGCTCGCCGATCATGTTGACGAGGCGGAGATTCTCGGGCTTTTGAAACAATCTCTCGGCCGTAAAGCACTGGAGCCTTCGGGGATTATCATGGAACGTTTATTAGGACTGGTGGAACGGGAACGATTGGTCCAGGTGGAGGAAGCGGTTCAAGCGGAGATCGGGGGCTTGCCGTATACTCTTGCGGACAGCGCTTATATTGGGTTGGTGGTTCATGTCGCCCTGGCGTTGGAGCGGATTGAAAAAGGGGAAACACTCCGGTTTGATCCGGATCTGTTACAAAGCCTGCAACAAGGACAGGAACATGAAGTGGCCAAAAAAATCGCCGCTCGCTTGGCTGTTGTCTCCGACAAAGAGGTGCCGGACGCAGAAATCGCCAATATCGTGTTGCACCTTAGGGGAGCGAAACGGGGGGACGATCGAGGATTCTGGTTTGAGGACGACTCCGGGACAACCGTGGCGGAGACAAGGGAATTGATCCGGCGTGTGGGGGAGGAAATAGATGTTCCCCTTGAGCAGGATCCGTCCCTGATACGGGGACTGCTCGCTCATTTGGAACGGGCTGTCTACCGGATGAAAGAAAATCTGCCGATCCATAATCCGCTTTTGGAACGGATCGAAACCGATTATCCGGAGCTGTTTGAAACGGTGGGACAAGTGATGGAGGAAACATTTCCCCATTATGAGATCCCCAGAGAGGAAATCGGTTATCTGGTCATGCATTTTGGGGCCGCGTTGGAACGTAGACAACGGGGGCGACCCTTACATGCGCTGGCGATCTGCGCCAGCGGGATTGGCACTTCCAAACTGTTGGCCAGTCGACTGCAAACGGAATTTCCGGAGATTGTCCGTGTGGATACGGCTTCTTTTGGGGAAGTCAGACGGACGGATCCGCAAAAATACGATCTGATTTTATCCACCATTCCTGTGGAAATGGATGGAATCGATTATATTCGTGTCAATCCTTATTTGTCGGAAGGAGACGCGGTTCGGATCCGATCCTATTTAAATGAACGGCGGCGGAGGCAGGCAGTAAAGATGCAACCGGAGAGAACAGGGGAAGTAACGGATGAGCCCCGTATCCTGGAATCCATGAAAACAATCCGGAAGACAGCGGAAATCGCCTTGACACTTTTGGAAGGGTACTCACTTTCGTCTCTTCGCGATTCATCCTTATCCGGCGTTTTGCAGAAAGCCTGCGGGCGGCTGGAAGCAGAAGGGATTCTTCATGATGCGGCGACGGTGGCCGGAAAACTGGCCGCGCGGGAACAGCTGGGGGGATTAGGGATTCCGGGAACTGGAATGGCACTTTTTCATGGACGGTCGGACAGGGTGTGGAAGCCTTCCTTTACGATGTATAATCTGGAACAGCCGTTGGAAGTGGAAGGGATGGACGGAAACCGAATGGAGATGACACGCCTTCTCTTGCTGCTGGCCCCTGAAAAGGAAGAGGAGGCCGAGCAGGAATTGTTGAGCCGGATCAGTGCTCTTACCATTGAGGTGCCGGCGCTTTTTCAATCGGGAGGAGAAGGGGACATCCGGGCGTTCCTGGCGGAGCAATTAAATCGAACCCTGCATGAAAAACTGGATGAACAAAGGAGCGTGGAACCATGA
- a CDS encoding PTS sugar transporter subunit IIA, translated as MSGSILSEETVLLGAEAKDKEEAIRLAGGLLVDNQCVKPSYVGRMLERERALSTYIGNHVAIPHGTEEGKQDIHRSGISIVQLPEGVDFGSGHTAHIVIGIAGKDSEHMDILSKIALVVSEQENVARMVKAASAEELLSLFQEGA; from the coding sequence ATGAGTGGGTCCATCCTGAGCGAAGAAACGGTACTATTGGGAGCGGAGGCGAAAGACAAGGAAGAAGCCATTCGTCTCGCAGGTGGGCTGTTGGTGGATAATCAGTGCGTGAAGCCGTCTTATGTGGGCAGAATGCTGGAACGGGAACGAGCGCTTAGCACCTATATCGGCAATCATGTAGCCATTCCCCACGGGACGGAAGAAGGAAAACAGGACATCCACCGGTCCGGGATCTCCATCGTCCAATTGCCCGAAGGTGTCGATTTCGGAAGCGGCCATACCGCTCACATTGTCATCGGCATCGCGGGTAAAGACAGCGAACACATGGATATTTTGTCCAAGATCGCCTTGGTCGTTTCCGAACAAGAAAACGTTGCCCGGATGGTGAAAGCGGCTTCCGCAGAGGAACTCCTTTCCCTTTTTCAAGAGGGGGCGTAA
- a CDS encoding PTS mannitol transporter subunit IICB, producing MSVNQANLDANNTQPWRIKIQRMGSYLSGMIMPNIGAFIAWGLITALFIPTGWLPNENLAQLVEPMIIYLLPLLIGFTGGNMVYGARGGVVGATATIGVIVGSDIPMFLGAMIMGPLGGWAIRRTDRFFEGKIRSGFEMLVNNFSAGIVAGLFTVGAYLAIGPMVLGLNKALAAGVETIIGMGLLPLANLFIEPAKVLFLNNAINHGILSPIGVDQAARTGQSILFLLESNPGPGLGILLAYWLFGKGMAKQSAPGAVVIHFFGGIHEIYFPYILMKPILLLAAIAGGISGVFTFTLFGAGLVAVPSPGSIFALMAMTPRGGYVGVLAGVVVAAVVSFLIASLLLKRSATGEEDLEAAARSMEEMKGKKSTARSMLAADTSVPEGVEAGLRVNKIVFACDAGMGSSAMGASILKNKVQKAGLDIEVTNTAISKLPDDADIVFTHKNLTDRAKAKLPGARHISVDNFLSSSEYDALIDRLTQDQE from the coding sequence ATGTCTGTCAATCAAGCGAACCTGGACGCAAACAACACCCAACCGTGGCGGATTAAAATCCAACGGATGGGAAGCTATCTCAGCGGGATGATCATGCCCAACATCGGAGCTTTCATCGCCTGGGGGTTGATTACGGCTCTCTTTATTCCGACGGGATGGCTCCCCAATGAAAACCTGGCCCAATTGGTCGAGCCGATGATCATTTACCTGCTTCCGCTTTTGATCGGCTTTACCGGAGGAAACATGGTGTACGGGGCACGGGGCGGGGTGGTGGGCGCAACGGCTACCATCGGCGTGATCGTCGGTTCCGATATTCCCATGTTCCTTGGAGCCATGATCATGGGTCCACTGGGTGGTTGGGCGATTCGACGAACAGACCGTTTCTTCGAAGGGAAGATTCGTTCCGGTTTTGAGATGCTCGTCAATAACTTCTCTGCCGGGATCGTCGCCGGTTTGTTCACAGTGGGGGCCTATCTGGCCATCGGACCCATGGTGTTGGGACTGAATAAGGCCTTGGCTGCCGGAGTTGAAACCATTATCGGCATGGGATTGCTGCCCTTGGCCAATCTGTTTATCGAACCGGCCAAAGTCCTGTTTTTGAACAATGCGATCAATCACGGCATCCTCAGCCCGATCGGGGTGGATCAAGCCGCACGGACCGGACAATCGATCCTGTTCCTGCTGGAATCCAACCCGGGGCCGGGTCTCGGTATCCTGCTGGCCTATTGGTTATTTGGCAAAGGAATGGCGAAACAATCGGCTCCCGGGGCAGTCGTCATCCATTTTTTCGGCGGCATTCATGAAATCTATTTTCCTTATATCCTGATGAAACCGATTCTTCTCTTGGCTGCCATTGCCGGAGGCATCAGTGGCGTATTCACTTTCACCCTCTTCGGTGCGGGATTGGTGGCGGTTCCCTCTCCAGGCAGCATTTTTGCTCTGATGGCGATGACTCCGCGGGGGGGCTACGTGGGTGTGCTTGCCGGGGTTGTGGTTGCTGCGGTTGTTTCCTTCTTGATCGCTTCCCTTCTCCTGAAGCGGAGCGCGACGGGAGAAGAAGATTTGGAAGCGGCGGCACGCAGCATGGAAGAAATGAAAGGAAAAAAAAGCACCGCTCGTTCCATGCTGGCCGCTGACACATCTGTCCCGGAAGGGGTTGAAGCGGGCTTACGGGTGAATAAGATCGTATTCGCTTGCGATGCGGGAATGGGCTCCAGTGCCATGGGGGCCTCGATTTTAAAAAACAAAGTGCAAAAAGCAGGCCTGGACATCGAAGTGACCAACACGGCCATCAGCAAACTGCCTGATGATGCCGACATCGTGTTCACCCATAAAAATCTGACTGACCGGGCCAAAGCCAAACTGCCCGGCGCCCGTCACATCTCGGTGGACAATTTTTTGTCCAGCTCGGAGTATGACGCACTCATTGACCGGTTGACGCAAGACCAGGAATAA
- a CDS encoding CDP-glycerol glycerophosphotransferase family protein produces MHPHVWSLYFDFLERFRCLTYRGVPIALFCYFPHYTTHITHLIKKDTFIKHLNHYPLSREDFQPYYNRFLPRANKDETFRAGETEERKVVFFDDYLRFTKDTYRNHFNPTRTFILSELHHRRYKGFAVRNIQSFQANVDDWIETYQSRAQQIIERLGWHPFFGDYSFQSRLIKLDIPLIIRGLDAAFRLFKQIPVACVVTGGTATNVKLNAILPIVASMKGIPSISLQHGIIGADRGWLPVVTTKQAVYGEYEKIYYRQAGVPETQLEIVGHPRFDAIFEREHMGRREFCDRYKMDPAAKTVLITTQSVWHPNQLKSLIEHLSRYPVNIMVKLHPLEKKDRYNEIKQQYSFVRFFNSECHLYDLMANTDIAIVFFSTTGLETLLFDKPVIYMLPTSAGGAPYQYSPHFVQKNPKIIADMAHRLATDDSYAELARRERVRYLSKAYPEKQSAKKLSQLIEQLSGGRP; encoded by the coding sequence TTGCATCCTCATGTCTGGTCTTTGTATTTTGACTTTCTCGAACGATTTCGATGTTTAACCTATCGCGGGGTTCCCATCGCGCTTTTCTGCTATTTCCCGCATTATACCACTCATATCACTCACTTAATAAAAAAGGATACATTCATTAAACACTTAAACCATTACCCGTTAAGCAGGGAAGACTTCCAACCCTATTACAACCGATTCCTTCCCCGAGCAAACAAAGATGAGACGTTTCGAGCGGGAGAGACGGAAGAGAGAAAGGTGGTCTTCTTTGACGACTATCTCCGATTTACGAAAGATACCTATCGGAACCACTTTAACCCCACCCGTACGTTTATTCTTTCCGAACTGCACCACAGACGGTACAAGGGATTTGCTGTTCGTAACATTCAGTCCTTTCAGGCCAACGTAGACGATTGGATTGAAACGTACCAATCGCGAGCGCAACAGATCATCGAGCGTCTAGGTTGGCATCCTTTTTTTGGAGATTATTCCTTCCAGTCCAGACTGATCAAATTGGATATCCCATTGATCATCCGTGGATTGGATGCCGCTTTTCGCCTCTTCAAACAGATCCCTGTCGCTTGTGTCGTGACGGGTGGAACGGCCACCAACGTCAAATTAAATGCCATCCTTCCCATCGTGGCTTCCATGAAAGGGATTCCCAGTATCAGTCTTCAACATGGGATCATAGGAGCGGACAGAGGGTGGCTGCCTGTGGTTACAACCAAGCAAGCGGTTTACGGCGAGTATGAAAAAATATATTACAGACAAGCAGGTGTACCGGAGACTCAGCTGGAGATTGTCGGACACCCCCGCTTTGACGCCATTTTTGAAAGAGAGCACATGGGTAGAAGAGAGTTTTGTGATCGGTACAAGATGGATCCCGCAGCAAAAACGGTCCTGATCACCACGCAATCGGTTTGGCATCCCAATCAATTGAAAAGTTTAATCGAACATCTTTCCCGCTATCCGGTTAATATCATGGTTAAGCTTCACCCTCTCGAAAAAAAAGATCGCTACAACGAGATTAAACAACAATATTCTTTTGTTCGTTTTTTTAACTCCGAATGCCATTTATATGATTTGATGGCAAATACGGATATCGCGATTGTCTTTTTTTCGACGACGGGTTTAGAAACATTGTTGTTCGATAAACCGGTGATTTACATGTTGCCCACCAGCGCCGGGGGAGCGCCGTATCAATACAGTCCGCATTTTGTTCAAAAGAACCCGAAAATCATTGCGGATATGGCCCATCGGTTGGCTACCGACGATTCGTACGCCGAGCTTGCTCGAAGAGAACGCGTCCGTTATTTGTCCAAGGCCTACCCTGAGAAGCAATCCGCAAAAAAACTGTCCCAGTTGATTGAACAATTATCCGGTGGGCGCCCATAA
- the pseH gene encoding UDP-4-amino-4,6-dideoxy-N-acetyl-beta-L-altrosamine N-acetyltransferase, producing MCSQEYRLRPVKEEELPILLKWRNSERVRDYLYFDHLITWDEHQAWFRGKNPRYLRMFEWFGKPAGIVSYSDVDLNNNRSLWGFYLGEENLPKGTGMKMLTLGLAYAFETLRFHKVIGEVLAFNHPSIRIHHKLGFRLEGIYAQHVWKAGRFQDVLSFAMLRDDWEKQKES from the coding sequence ATGTGTTCACAAGAATACCGATTGCGACCGGTTAAGGAAGAGGAGTTGCCGATCCTTTTAAAATGGCGAAACTCCGAACGGGTCAGGGATTATCTGTATTTCGACCATTTAATCACCTGGGATGAACATCAAGCTTGGTTTCGTGGAAAAAATCCGCGATATTTGCGGATGTTTGAATGGTTTGGCAAACCGGCGGGGATCGTTTCCTACTCGGATGTGGATTTGAATAACAACCGGTCACTATGGGGCTTTTACTTGGGAGAAGAAAATCTACCGAAAGGTACCGGGATGAAGATGCTTACACTCGGGCTGGCTTACGCTTTTGAAACGCTTCGGTTTCACAAGGTGATCGGGGAAGTTCTCGCTTTCAACCATCCCAGCATTCGGATTCATCACAAGTTGGGCTTTCGTCTGGAAGGGATTTATGCCCAACATGTGTGGAAGGCGGGACGATTTCAGGATGTCCTTTCGTTTGCCATGCTTCGCGATGATTGGGAAAAGCAGAAAGAAAGTTAG
- a CDS encoding mannitol-1-phosphate 5-dehydrogenase, translating to MRAVHFGAGNIGRGFIGERLARSGYEVCFVDVQAPLVRELRKRGRYSVRLLGEQVETIWVTGVTALDSRTELDQVVEAIAGADLVTTAVGPAVMQAIAPLLAEGIRLRLRRKSSPLNVVACENMLGASSLLKEQVANHLSKEELEGMERTTGFPDAAVDRIVPVQAGTDLLTVSVEPFHEWVMDRSGIKGDIPPIDGVTYVDSLPPYIERKLYTVNTGHAVCAYVGQLLECETVREAITHPRVEAVVTGVLEETGALLVAKHGFDVQTHRNYIAKIITRFANPHLTDPVSRVGRSPIRKLGRADRLVGPALQMIDRGLQPDRLAAGIAAVFFFHAEQDPESVKLQQLFSQKGVTGTLQTVAGIPEDSPLIPLVSRRYHEWEEEVQR from the coding sequence ATGCGCGCGGTTCATTTTGGTGCGGGGAATATCGGGCGGGGATTTATCGGGGAACGGCTTGCCCGATCGGGATACGAGGTTTGCTTTGTCGATGTTCAAGCCCCGCTGGTTCGGGAATTGCGGAAACGGGGGCGTTATTCCGTCCGTCTGCTGGGAGAACAGGTGGAAACGATCTGGGTAACGGGTGTGACCGCTCTGGACAGTCGGACCGAATTGGATCAGGTGGTGGAAGCGATCGCCGGGGCGGATCTCGTGACCACCGCAGTGGGCCCGGCGGTGATGCAGGCAATTGCCCCCCTGTTGGCAGAAGGGATCCGTCTTCGCTTGCGGCGGAAGAGTTCCCCTCTTAACGTGGTGGCTTGTGAAAACATGTTGGGAGCATCCAGCCTCCTGAAGGAACAAGTGGCCAACCATCTGTCCAAGGAAGAGCTGGAGGGGATGGAACGAACAACGGGGTTTCCGGATGCTGCCGTCGACCGGATCGTTCCGGTTCAAGCCGGGACGGATTTGCTTACGGTCTCCGTCGAACCTTTCCACGAATGGGTGATGGATCGAAGCGGAATTAAGGGCGATATCCCGCCCATCGACGGTGTCACTTATGTCGACAGTCTTCCCCCTTATATTGAACGGAAACTCTACACGGTCAACACCGGTCATGCGGTCTGTGCGTATGTCGGTCAGCTTCTGGAATGCGAAACCGTGCGGGAGGCGATCACCCATCCCCGAGTGGAGGCGGTGGTCACCGGGGTTTTGGAGGAGACGGGCGCGTTGCTTGTCGCCAAGCATGGATTTGATGTTCAAACACATCGAAATTATATCGCCAAGATCATAACGCGTTTTGCCAACCCCCACCTTACAGACCCGGTGTCACGAGTGGGCCGATCTCCCATACGCAAGCTGGGGCGGGCGGACCGTCTGGTAGGACCCGCTCTCCAAATGATCGACCGCGGCCTTCAGCCTGATCGACTGGCCGCTGGGATCGCCGCCGTCTTCTTTTTCCATGCGGAGCAAGATCCGGAATCGGTAAAACTGCAACAACTCTTTTCCCAAAAAGGGGTGACGGGGACGCTGCAAACCGTGGCCGGCATCCCCGAAGATTCCCCTCTCATTCCCCTGGTTTCTCGGCGATACCACGAGTGGGAGGAAGAAGTACAACGCTGA
- a CDS encoding aldo/keto reductase — protein sequence MAAKWALGTAQLGQPYGIANKAGKPPRKRAREILQTAVAAGVAYLDTAPVYGNSENIIGDYIRKQSSSSTIPSIVTKLPAVRLHPLDQTSIDDFVRQSVQSSIHRLHVPHIDVYLLHDPADLTSHGGNVISALSTIKEEGLVKRIGVSVYTPGEAETALRLGCLDAIQIPLNILDHRFLRTHLLKRLTLSGMVVFARSIYLQGLILMEPENVPRPLERAREPLRKLRLLARELDMTPAQLSLCFVRDLPGLDSMILGCETLEQLRQNLRVIRSPSLPEAVRRRIEHLFGDLPDAVINPVQWR from the coding sequence GTGGCTGCTAAATGGGCTTTGGGTACCGCGCAGTTGGGGCAACCTTACGGAATCGCCAACAAAGCGGGGAAACCACCCAGAAAAAGAGCGCGGGAAATCCTTCAAACGGCTGTGGCAGCAGGGGTTGCATATCTGGATACCGCTCCGGTGTATGGAAACAGTGAAAACATCATCGGTGATTATATCCGGAAACAATCATCCTCTTCCACTATTCCTTCCATTGTGACCAAATTGCCGGCGGTTCGTCTGCATCCCCTCGATCAAACCTCGATTGATGATTTCGTTCGACAATCGGTTCAATCCTCTATCCACCGATTGCATGTTCCACACATCGACGTCTATTTACTGCATGATCCTGCCGATCTGACATCCCATGGAGGAAACGTGATTTCCGCGCTGTCGACAATCAAAGAAGAAGGGTTGGTCAAACGAATCGGGGTGTCGGTCTATACTCCCGGAGAAGCGGAAACCGCCCTTCGGTTAGGTTGTCTCGATGCAATTCAGATTCCCTTAAATATCTTGGATCATCGCTTTCTGCGTACCCATCTGCTGAAACGATTGACCTTAAGTGGGATGGTTGTGTTTGCACGCAGTATTTACTTGCAAGGGCTGATCCTGATGGAACCGGAAAATGTGCCGCGACCGTTGGAAAGGGCACGGGAACCCCTTCGGAAGTTGCGCCTGTTGGCCAGGGAGCTCGATATGACACCCGCCCAACTGTCATTATGCTTTGTCCGGGATCTTCCCGGACTCGACAGTATGATCCTCGGTTGTGAAACGTTGGAACAACTCAGGCAAAACCTGCGAGTGATCCGTTCACCGAGTCTGCCCGAAGCGGTTAGAAGAAGAATTGAACATCTGTTCGGAGATCTGCCGGATGCTGTCATTAATCCGGTCCAGTGGCGATAG
- the pseC gene encoding UDP-4-amino-4,6-dideoxy-N-acetyl-beta-L-altrosamine transaminase encodes MSHTPSLAIYGGKPTRNTFLPYGKQWIEEDDIRAVVEVLKGDFITTGPAIQAFEKKLAQYVGARYAVAFSSGTAALHAACYVAGIRSGDDVITTPLTFAATANCILYQGARPIFADIDPVTYNMDPAELERKMTARTKAVIPVHFTGQPAKLDEIRRLAKKHGLVVIEDAAHALGASYKGRKIGGDGDLTMFSFHPVKHVTSGEGGAVTTNRRDYYEKLLQFRSHGITREPAKMREREGPWFYQMQFLGFNYRLTDIQAALGLSQMNKLDSFLRLRRKYASMYNHAFRNKKGVTVPFQPEDVQSAWHLYVLRLRLPELTTDRKTIFHALLKENIGVNVHYIPVHLHPYYRRLGYTEGLCPHAELFYREAITLPLFPKMSEEDAQDVIKAVNKVIQYYSVRGVNGGC; translated from the coding sequence ATGAGTCACACTCCATCACTCGCCATTTATGGCGGAAAGCCGACGCGAAATACCTTTCTTCCATATGGAAAGCAGTGGATAGAAGAGGATGATATACGCGCTGTTGTTGAGGTATTAAAAGGAGATTTCATCACCACGGGGCCAGCGATTCAAGCGTTTGAAAAGAAACTGGCTCAATATGTGGGTGCGAGATATGCCGTGGCGTTTTCGAGCGGAACCGCCGCTCTTCATGCCGCCTGTTATGTTGCCGGTATCCGTTCCGGGGATGATGTCATCACCACTCCCCTCACGTTTGCAGCGACTGCCAACTGCATTCTTTATCAGGGAGCTCGCCCGATTTTCGCCGATATCGATCCTGTTACTTACAACATGGATCCCGCCGAGCTGGAGAGGAAAATGACTGCCAGGACAAAGGCCGTCATTCCCGTCCATTTCACCGGTCAGCCCGCCAAATTGGATGAAATCCGCCGCCTGGCGAAAAAACATGGACTGGTGGTTATCGAAGATGCAGCCCACGCGTTGGGGGCTTCCTACAAAGGAAGAAAAATCGGTGGGGACGGCGATCTGACGATGTTCAGCTTCCACCCCGTCAAACATGTGACCAGTGGTGAGGGTGGTGCCGTCACGACCAATCGACGCGATTATTATGAAAAGCTGTTGCAGTTTCGATCTCATGGAATTACCCGTGAGCCAGCGAAGATGAGAGAGCGGGAAGGACCGTGGTTTTACCAGATGCAATTTTTAGGTTTTAACTACCGCCTGACAGATATCCAGGCCGCTCTAGGACTCAGTCAAATGAACAAATTGGATTCATTTCTTCGTCTGCGCCGGAAATATGCTTCGATGTACAATCACGCGTTTCGAAATAAGAAGGGGGTTACGGTACCTTTTCAACCGGAAGATGTCCAATCCGCGTGGCACCTGTATGTGCTCCGTTTGCGCTTGCCTGAGCTGACCACCGACCGGAAGACGATTTTTCATGCACTGTTGAAAGAAAACATCGGGGTGAATGTTCACTACATTCCCGTCCATCTGCATCCGTATTATCGGCGGTTGGGATATACCGAAGGATTATGTCCCCATGCGGAACTATTCTACCGGGAAGCCATCACGCTCCCTCTGTTTCCAAAAATGTCGGAAGAGGATGCACAGGATGTCATCAAAGCCGTAAACAAGGTCATTCAATACTATTCTGTGCGTGGTGTAAACGGTGGCTGCTAA